From Erigeron canadensis isolate Cc75 chromosome 8, C_canadensis_v1, whole genome shotgun sequence, one genomic window encodes:
- the LOC122580206 gene encoding uncharacterized protein LOC122580206 yields MVDVTQHEHPLRLIDLQPNFPHYEEDYDDDSNDDDESGDEYVSSEKDFRRRQCNRCEKEINWFHRYYYECITHSCDYSLHKFCGDLPLTLKHTSHPDHTLTLTHYNSFTWDCVLCRRSDRSGFYYECFECGFKIHANCVTASTENPLMYYPSHIHPLAAILKPILSDCNACGKKHNGAFYMCTTCFDFCIHSDCAFLPKTLRIQETTDKIFSHNHPLILSYSFPKADQEAKFLPRCRVCNENFTNENLWIYKCDKCRYYTHLDCAISREEPFMSIISSSGNRLEKNHIEYDYSDLIHLPFPDESYTMLKHLYFKEKGYGTLLTNENNLRNFHQHPLTLVHTSECNDISKPSSSRTNNVVSCHNPMKKIELLCNGCVRPITSMPFYKCANEDEKCNFVLHEWCTRVPIELKDYQDHPQHTLVFHPNVPDKSFSIFFCDVCGFPCNGFAYSCLGCDYHIDVKCGFIPEKITHKAHPGHILSRVHQQNHSPKFCRLCVLINNNGDPFSFLCYACNVYVHVNCALLLPREIRHKCDKHPLSLSYFPVENHKGEYYCEVCEEDFDPEQCFYHCYKCVQSIHSPCAPLIVEFERARYNINYYVIYEFVNVKFGGIHNVEGHRHPLLFAQGINDDGRCVKCNARLEYKMIFKCQQCKFAVDLDCCRRLSN; encoded by the exons ATGGTTGACGTTACTCAACATGAGCATCCACTCCGGCTCATAGATTTGCAACCAAATTTTCCACATTATGAAGAAGATTATGATGACGACAGCAATGATGATGACGAAAGTGGTGATGAATATGTAAGTTCAGAGAAAGACTTTCGACGTCGCCAATGCAATCGGTGCGAGAAAGAGATCAATTGGTTTCATAGATACTACTATGAGTGTATAACTCATTCCTGTGACTACTCACTCCATAAGTTTTGTGGAGATCTTCCTCTAACATTAAAACACACATCACATCCCGATCATACTCTTACCCTTACACATTATAATTCTTTCACGTGGGATTGTGTTTTATGTCGAAGATCTGATAGATCTGGGTTCTATTACGAGTGCTTCGAGTGTGGTTTCAAAATTCATGCTAATTGTGTTACGGCATCGACTGAAAACCCGCTCATGTACTACCCTAGCCATATCCACCCCTTAGCGGCTATACTTAAACCAATCTTGTCGGATTGCAATGCTTGTGGAAAAAAACATAATGGGGCCTTTTATATGTGTACTACCTGCTTTGACTTTTGCATTCATAGTGACTGTGCTTTTTTACCAAAAACATTGAGAATACAAGAGACTACAGATAAAATCTTTTCTCATAATCATCCCCTCATTCTTTCTTATTCCTTCCCAAAAGCAGATCAAGAAGCTAAATTTTTGCCTAGGTGCAGGGTATGTAACGAAAATTTTACTAATGAGAACCTTTGGATTTATAAATGCGATAAATGCAGGTACTATACTCATTTGGATTGCGCAATATCAAGAGAAGAGCCATTCATGTCCATCATCTCATCTTCCG GAAATAGACTCGAAAAGAATCATATAGAGTATGATTATTCAGATCTCATCCATCTCCCATTTCCGGATGAAAGTTACACCATGCTAAAACACCTATATTTTAAAGAAAAGGGCTATGGAACGTTATTAACGAATGAGAATAACTTACGCAATTTCCATCAACACCCCCTTACTCTAGTCCATACATCAGAGTGCAATGATATCTCAAAGCCATCCTCCTCAAGAACCAATAATGTTGTATCTTGTCATAACCCAATGAAGAAAATTGAACTGTTATGCAATGGATGTGTTAGACCGATCACAAGTATGCCATTTTACAAGTGCGCGAATGAAGATGAGAAGTGCAACTTTGTTCTTCATGAGTGGTGCACTCGAGTTCCTATAGAATTGAAAGATTATCAGGATCACCCACAACATACACTCGTTTTCCACCCAAACGTCCCTGATAAGTctttctccatatttttttgTGATGTTTGTGGATTTCCGTGTAATGGATTTGCCTATAGTTGTTTAGGATGTGACTACCATATAGATGTTAAATGTGGGTTCATTCCTGAAAAAATAACACATAAAGCTCATCCTGGTCATATCCTATCAAGGGttcatcaacaaaatcattCCCCAAAGTTTTGCCGTCTATGTgtactaataaataataatggtgATCCATTTTCATTCCTCTGTTACGCTTGTAACGTATATGTACATGTCAACTGTGCTTTGTTATTGCCACGTGAAATAAGGCACAAGTGTGACAAACACCCTCTGAGCCTGAGTTACTTCCCAGTTGAAAATCATAAAGGTGAATACTATTGTGAAGTTTGTGAGGAGGATTTTGATCCGGAGCAATGTTTCTACCATTGTTACAAGTGTGTCCAATCAATTCATTCGCCTTGTGCACCGCTAATAGTTGAGTTTGAAAGAGCTAGATATaacataaattattatgtaatttATGAGTTTGTTAATGTAAAGTTTGGAGGTATTCACAATGTTGAAGGTCACCGACACCCTCTCTTGTTCGCTCAAGGAATTAACGACGATGGTCGATGCGTGAAGTGTAATGCTAGGTTGGAATATAAAATGATCTTCAAATGTCAACAATGTAAGTTTGCGGTTGATCTGGATTGTTGCCGGCGATTGAGCAATTGA
- the LOC122580072 gene encoding probable inactive ATP-dependent zinc metalloprotease FTSHI 3, chloroplastic — protein MGKLNSMFVQMGAFPVVIKNGSLTSYEISRFHVMHTNCLMKCHYLNSSSTLKFKSQDRLLCIRSLVNENGNKENRLANKEPNSLRKGFRLRLQPRLRLLSTRLKRVSVRSMLNDLGSYLRKNMKKVTLSTCVSVVLGLCYLFLKLTAMPTPKVVPYSDLITSLQSGSVMKVLFEEGSRRIYYNTGSFHVEKVQSLEEDKKVGINDDNDGNLVQSDIVKSNDYVKSSQVTSPNVLSKLKKKKTSVPEWQFSTRKIDHDESYLLGLMREKGTTYSSSPQSMLMSMRSTLITILSLWIPLTPLMWLLYRQLNAANSPAKKRRPSNQVVNFEDVEGVDTAKVELMEIVMCLQGSINYNKLGAKLPRGVLLVGPPGTGKTLLARAVAGEAGVPFFTVSASEFVEMFVGRGAARIRDLFNVARKNAPSIIFIDELDAVGGKRGRSFNDERDQTLNQLLTEMDGFESDVSVIVIAATNRPEALDPALCRPGRFSRKVFVGEPDEVGRRKILAVHLRGIPLEEDSVIICNLVASLTHGFVGADLANIVNEAALLAARRGGECVAREDIMEAIERAKFGINDRQMSPSNLTKEIGKMFPWMPTFKSRYDSRNDGSPSLGGYQTLS, from the exons ATGGGAAAATTGAATTCTATGTTTGTACAAATGGGTGCCTTTCCTGTTGTTATAAAGAATGGATCTTTAACTAGTTATGAAATTTCAAGATTTCATGTTATGCACACcaactgtttgatgaaatgccacTATTTGAATTCATCTTCTACACTAAAATTTAAGTCTCAAGATAGATTGTTGTGTATTAGGTCTTTAGTTAATGAAAATGGAAACAAAGAAAATCGGTTAGCGAATAAGGAACCTAATTCTTTGAGGAAGGGGTTTAGGCTTAGGTTGCAGCCGAGGTTGCGATTATTAAGTACAAGATTGAAAAGGGTGTCGGTTCGTTCGATGTTAAATGACCTAGGAAGTTATTTGAGGAAGAATATGAAAAAAGTTACTCTTTCGACTTGTGTTTCTGTTGTGTTGGGGTTGTGTTACTTGTTCTTGAAGTTGACAGCAATGCCAACTCCTAAAGTTGTTCCGTATTCAGACTTGATAACGAGTCTGCAGAGTGGGTCGGTGATGAAAGTTTTGTTTGAAGAGGGGTCCCGACGGATATATTATAATACTGGATCATTTCATGTAGAGAAAGTTCAAAGTTTAGAAGAAGATAAGAAGGTGGGAATTAACGATGATAATGACGGAAATTTGGTTCAGAGTGATATAGTGAAGAGCAATGATTATGTGAAGAGTAGTCAGGTTACAAGCCCAAATGTGTTAAGTAaactgaaaaagaaaaaaacttcgGTGCCTGAATGGCAGTTTTCAACGAGAAAGATTGATCATGATGAGAGCTATCTTCTTGGTTTAATGAGAGAGAAAGGAACTACGTATAGTTCATCTCCACAATCAATGTTAATGTCGATGAGAAGTACACTGATTACTATTCTATCACTTTGGATTCCATTAACTCCATTGATGTGGCTTCTCTATCGCCAGCTTAATGCTGCTAATAGCCCTGCAAAGAAGCGACGGCCTAGCAATCAAGTAGTTAATTTTGAAGATGTAGAGGGCGTTGATACCGCAAAAGTAGAGCTTATGGAG ATCGTGATGTGCCTCCAAGGTTCTATTAACTACAACAAACTTGGAGCAAAGTTACCTAGGGGAGTGCTGCTAGTGGGTCCTCCAGGGACGGGGAAAACATTATTAGCCCGTGCAGTGGCTGGAGAAGCCGGAGTACCATTTTTCACCGTGTCCGCTAGTGAATTTGTGGAGATGTTTGTTGGAAGAGGAGCCGCTCGTATCAGGGATCTTTTCAATGTTGCAAGGAAGAATGCGCCATCAATCATTTTTATTGATGAACTTGACGCTGTAGGGGGGAAGCGTGGTAGAAGTTTTAATGATGAAAGAGACCAAACACTAAACCAG TTACTGACAGAAATGGATGGGTTCGAGTCAGATGTAAGTGTGATAGTGATAGCAGCAACTAATAGGCCTGAAGCACTGGACCCTGCTCTTTGTCGGCCTGGTCGGTTTTCAAGAAAAGTGTTTGTGGGAGAACCCGATGAAGTTGGAAGAAGAAAGATATTAGCTGTACATCTCAGAGGCATCCCTCTTGAAGAAGACAGTGTCATTATCTGCAACCTAGTTGCTTCTCTTACTCATGGTTTCGTAGGTGCTGATTTGGCCAACATTGTCAATGAAGCTGCTTTGCTTGCCGCTAGACGAG GTGGTGAATGTGTGGCAAGAGAAGATATAATGGAAGCTATAGAACGGGCTAAGTTTGGGATAAATGATAGACAAATGAGCCCTTCCAACTTAACCAAGGAAATCGGAAAGATGTTCCCATGGATGCCCACATTTAAATCACGGTACGACTCAAGGAATGACGGGTCTCCTTCTCTCGGGGGTTACCAAACTCTAAGCTAG